Below is a window of Corvus cornix cornix isolate S_Up_H32 chromosome 2, ASM73873v5, whole genome shotgun sequence DNA.
CACTGCCTAGCACAGGTAACAAAGTCCTATTGTTTCAGCCAGGTATGTAAACACAGGCAGTAGCTAAGCAGCCCACAGAGTACTCCTGCCTCATCAAAATGCCTGGAAAGaataggataggataggataggataggataggataggataggattAATACAGGATAGGAGATGGGATAGGCGACAACTTCTCTGTCAGATGCTATGGTGGGCACTGTAAAGATCAGGTTAGtgaaaatttcttcataaatGGCATAGGCATGCCTGATGCTGCATTATGATGGAAGAAATGGGATAAAAGTCTTCCTGAtgactgcaatttttttttattccagtgtCCAGTGTATCTCACACAATTGGTGAAGCACTTTCCAGTGGCAGCCTGGGTGCATTATGAAATGTCCCTCTGTTCTGGCATTTCAAAAGAGAGGCATAAAGCAGCCACCTGAGAATTTGATAATGCAAGTGTCTTTGTCCTGGGAAAAGACAAGGACCAACTGTGACAAATTGTATGAAGAAAAATTCCAGTAAGATAATGTCATGGGCAAAAACTACTCCTTCAGGGAATTTccataaatgtaatttatttgcCAATTTACAATCTATTAAATGCAAATTCTGGTATCAAgggagactgaaaaaaaccaaccaaccctGAGGGAAAAACCCTGCTTCCCTTTAGACACCTCTTCCTCCCACTACCCTTTTTGATTCTCACCCCAGGCCGTGCTCAGCCCCTTTGCTGAGGCAGTGGGCAGCACAGGAGATGGGGGCCAGTGCACACCAGGACACAAGTCCTCAGGGCTGCAtgtctcagctcctgctcccttggctccagcccctgcccaggtatcctcttctctcttccctccttctgCTCCAGTGAGGACCTCTCCCCTTCTTCTCCTCCCGCCCTGGCcttgtttctccttttgcttCATGTTTACCACCCTCACTGGTTTATGTCATCTTGAAGTGGACAGTGTACCTGTGCTAGGTACATTCTGACACCAGCTAGAGATGAGGCCACTGGGGATATTGGAAATGAATTGATTGTATTGCTGAGTCCCCACAAACCTTGCAAAGATGCAAGTACAATCTGCTTAAATGTGAGGCACCAGTTACCCCTCTCACCTGTCTTCTAGGCATGTCCGATATGTACATCAGCTTTCCTTTACACCATTTCTTTAGCACTGGGAAACACAAAGAATGTTGCTCTGTGAGTATTTACCTATGGGGCAATATGTCTAAACAGCTATTCACTGGGATTTCACTTTGAAACTTCCAGCAAATGCAACACAACAATCAGGAGAGCTTGTGCCTTCATCCTAAAAATACCAGAAAGCTGGCTGGCCGCAAGTCCTGTAGACCAACTCCTGGCTCTACCCCAAGaagcatttcagattttatgCTATTAGAAATTAATATCAAAAGCATGAATAGGCCAGGGAACAAGGACAAGAATCCAGGTTCTAGCAGAAGACTGgcatatatttctttcttcaagtCCATTCTGAATTGAGAGTTGGTGGAGCCATCTTCCGATGCCATAGGTGAGATTCCTAAGTCTCAGAGTTAACCTAAGGGCAGAGTTAACCTGTGCCCAGTGTACTGGGTACCCTGACTGGATAGGTCCTGCCATTAGGCCAGTTCCTGCCTCTTAACCATTACCAGAATTTGTCTCAAGCTCCTGAGGAGCCAGAAAGAAACTGGCTAGGACAAGTggttacattttattttctgccttgctgAGCTTAAAAAAGTCAGTAACACTTCACGGCTGTTTTTTACAGTAAATGCATTTAGCTGGACACCATCTCTTCATGTCTATTGCAATGTCAGTGAATCCTCCACAACAGGATTAAGTGCCAGGTTTTCTTAGAAAACTTCTTGGTGTCTGGCTATGGATAGGTGTGTCTCTGTAATTTATTCCAGCCACACATATATTCTTCTCCCTAGTTATCTCTATGTAAGAAAAGCTATCTTTTCCAGGTGGGTAACTCTTTGACACGAAGACCTAAGTATCTACATGACATCAAGTAGCTTACCCCTTTTTCTGTTGTCAGATTCCTCCTATGTAAACAGCTCTTACTCTAACATAATGTTAATCCATTCAAGGAAATCGAGACCTGAACATGGGACAAGCTATCACTGGAGTCACGCTAATTAGAACTTAGATTACGACAAGTTAGGAGCTACAAGAAATAGCTTCTAAGTGCCTGTTTCCCAGTGAGAAATTCAGAGCTGAAATACCTGTCTCAGAACACCTGTGCATGGAAAAGGGAATCACCAGGATCCAACCTGCCCTAGGTGCTGAGTACAGCAGGAGATATATAATGTTGCTCAGAGCCTGGCTGGCTATTTTACACTCACAGGTGCCAAGTCTGTCTTCCCTAGATGGGAGAGAAGAGATACCTACAACTTCTCTTTGCAAATAttggcaggagaggagagagttGCTTCTTTCAAAGGCAAGGAGAAGTGTGTGCCTGTTAGGTGTTAGCTAATTATCTGGACACCTGACTAGCACTGCCACATCTGAGCTTAATGTTCTTCTCAGCCAGAAGCCACTCAAATCACTGTCACGTACCAGTGTCAAGAACACCAGACTGCAGGGTAGATTTTGCACTTGGAAAGATCCTTTCTATCATTGCTACTGCATAAAGCTCTGGCACATCACACTGGTGATATTCTTGGGACTTGCCAATGGGAATCGCTAACCCTTGTTTCAaagtcttttatttcttctgctgtcaCTCCCGTTTTGTAAACGTGTAAACTGAGAGAGCAAACGCTGCAAGATGTACATCACCACTGTCTGTGTTTTGCTCTCAGACAGAAGAGTAATTTTTAGTGGGGAAGTAACGGCTGCAGCAGATTTGGAGAACACAAGAAAGAGAAGTCTAGGTTTTCTGATTGCTGGTACAAAGCGGGAGATGCTTTGCCGGCCCGTCTGGTACCATGGGCTGGCTGAGGCTACCCTGCAGGCACAGACTGGTGCAAGGGCCACGCTGGCCATGCAGCACAGTACAGGCTCACTGCCATGTGATCTCCTTAACTCCTCAATAGGCAATGGTCTCCTGCTCAGGATCACTACACTTCATCTCCCACCTTTTGATTCTGCAGCTTCTTTCTTACAACATGGAAGCTAGTTCTGTATTTAATATTGTAACACTGGTCTTATTGATTCCATTACCTATTGTGGAAGTCCCTTCCCTAGGCATGTTCTCTGTTCATATACCCAAGGATCACATTAAATCCTATTTACTACAGGGAGTTCAAGACACTAGATCCCAAGTGGTAGACCCAAATTTACTTGAAATCCCCGCTGTCCACTATGTGAGCTTTCATCAGACAACTGTGCATGACACAGTCTTGATGCCAGAggctctctcctcctgctgtaCCTGACTCTTCCCCTTGTAACAGGCCCAGCACTCACCTGACTCCCCAGTGAGTTCGTTCAGCTCACTCTATACATAGAAAGATagaaagtcacttttttttttttctttttattttttttttttcgggATACGGTAAAAGAGGGACCAGGAAATGTGAGCACACGAGTACCCGAGACCGAGATGGGGCGCGGCAGGGCGCAGCGAGGGGAGCCTGGCCGGCCCTCCTGCCCGTCCCGGGGAGCCCCGTCAGCCAGGGCGAAGGACGGTTCCGGCCGCGCCCACCGCTGAACACTCCGCGTTCCCTCTATGCCCTCGATGGGCAGAGGGCGGCTCTGaattcctctccctctcctctccctctcctctccgGCGCCGACACAGACCGCACCGTCGGGCCCCGGCGTGGGACGCGCCGCCGGCAGCCCGTGCCCGCCTCGCCCATGGCGGGGCCGCGGGACCCCGCGGAGCGCTGCTCCTGCCGCAACACCAACTGCGTGGAGCGGCCGCTGCGCCGGCTCTTCGAAGGGCTGGCGAGCGGCGTGGCCGCCTGCCCCTGGCCCTTCGTGCTGGTGCCGCTGCTGCTGTCGGGCGGGCTGGGCGCCGGCTTCCTCTTCCTGCCGCAGCGGCAGGCGAACGACATCGAGGGGCAGTTCACACCGACGTGGGGGCCCGCCAAGGATGAGCGCGACTTCGTGCGGCGGTACTTCCCCCCCGACGACTCGGAGCGCTTCTCCGCCCCGCGGCTGCCCACCGAGGGCGCCTACGCCTCCCTCATCGCCGTGGCGACGAACGGGACCTCGGTCCTGGACCCGGCGGCGTGGGCAGAGGTGCTGCGGCTGAACGCGACCGTGCACGACGCCGAGTACGAGCGGCTCTGCGCCCGCACCGCCGGCGGCTGCGCCAGCCCCAACCCGCTGCTGTCGCGGTGGGGCGATGCGGGACCGCCCGCCCCGGGGAGCCTCCGCTTCCCCGTCAATGACAGCGTCTTCCTGGGGGCCGCGCTGGGCGGCGTGGAGACGGACGACGGGCGGGTGCGGAGGGCGCGGGCCCTGAAGCTGATGTATTACCTGCGGGAGGACGGCCCCGAGGCGCAGGACAGCCGGCGGTGGCTGGAGAGCTTCCTGCAGAACATCTCGTCCAGAGTGGCGGAGTTGCGCCTCGGCTCCATTCAGGTAACGCACGGGCGGGTACGGCCGTGCGCAGCGGCCGAGCCCGAAATGTCCGGGCAGCCCCCTCGCcgaaaggaaaggaaaggagacgGCGGCGGGACAAGGCGGGCGGGCTGCGAGGGCCAGGGCAATGCTCCTCTGCCAACGTGATGTTTGGCCTTGCCTGCGCGTGTGTACAAAAACCACGAAGAAGAGGGAAAGTGCttcattgtttctttccttgttgTTTTAACGGCAGGTGACCTACTTTACCTCGCTGTCCAGACAACAGGAGTTTGAAGGAAATACCAAGAGTGTGATCCCACTCTTCTCCATAACATATTTCCTGACAATAACCTTTGCAGTCATCTCTTGCCTAAGGTAAAATGTCTCTAAGCTATGGCTCAGTGAGTAGTGATGTCTGCTCTTCTTTACCTGCCTCAGCTGGTTTCTGCTTTTGCCGATTGAAGGTGTTCTTGAAGCTGCAGACTTCCTGTGACAATTTATaggcaaaatgtattttttttgctttttcttgtctACCTATGTGTATTTCCCAGCTGCTTAGATGGCAGATGAGAACCTGAACAAGTGTTCAGTACTTAGTTAAGGTTCGGGTGGATGTGCACTAGCTTCATAGATTCCTGGAAGTCTGGGTACAGCTTTAGTTGCTCTGCTTGCTAGTAGAATCAGAGGCTTACCTGCTGTCCACAGAGAACTTAATCTGCCCTTTCTTTGTGCTGATGGAAAGTGAACCATTGTACACTCAACAACTGTACTGCAGTGTTTGTGTCCTGTACTTCCAAAAGAAATTCTACTTGCAGGGTGAGCAGCCTGGTTTAGCGCTTGCATCAAGCATCATACCTATTAAAGCACCTTATGGAATGCTTGAACCAGTGCTCAGGGGCATCTTGGCAAAAGGCTGGTAGCCAATCTGTCTGCTGAAAAAATCTCTCTACACAGCACTTACTGCCTGAAAGGTGCTTCCAGTGATATGCTACAGCAAGAATTCATGTAAAATCAAAGAGCTGCTAGAAATTCACCAGTTTTTTGGGTCACCCTAAGTCTAGTGTCACTGGTAGATCTTATGTGTCCTTATTTTGACGTCTCTGGTTATTGATGCAAAGAGCAGTACACATCTTCACTCGTCCGAATATAGTTGGGCGGTGGTAATAATGTGTATAACGCCTcctagagaaattaattttatgcagTGCTGACACCTGGGAACTCTGCTAGCAGCTTTCATCAGGAGTTCTTCTGAGAGCGGGTATCGCTGTATCTGTGCACTTGTGTCATAagttagcaagcatagtcccagaagggatgtccttcctaaggggtgcttacagtttcctctgggaattgatagaacctatcagctggccagtttgaatatggacaattctttaagccatTTAAattgtgactgcctctgtgatccacatttaagaataggcaaactcccccccaagctctctctcgtttccggcgctggggcaggtggctgcaggccctgtgtgggggccagcgggcccggccaggccctgcttgggccaggccgggccgggccacggccatcctggagccgatggacctgttccagccgtggaacccccccccactgccttgccgtgggcagccggagcggcttggctctcccccctctccacttcgataagtaaattcaacattccagctgcaaagctgcaaggccggggtgagattaaccctttttattgctgtgaagagctgaaaacctgagggaagagagagaggagatgcttaaagctgaaattctgttgtgaagctatgatatatcagagtagccccttgtaatttcatgaagatatggggggtggagcgttcagcttgtaagcaaaagcacctgcgctgagataggcagatgctgacgcagctgtaatttcatgagaagtttggacagggagagatgaaccagatgaggacttttgttccaaacgggaaaggagaaaacctcagtccctagagatgctcccagagatagtcctaacgatgaagatgaggaagaccctttgctcccagggaaggagaagggcctctgtttttgtttctgaacggctcaaccttaaaattgtaccccaaaaaacttcaagagtggaccctcgaacgCAGTTGCgggaaaaccaattgctatctgtgtaTGACCTTGAACgagctgcaagtcaggggaaaggactcacacgcaggcagagagactcctcttcctaaatggactgaacaatatttggaagtgggcggctgtctcgttgtgataatgttttcatagcatgagcaagaagagacttctctttctaaatggactgaacaaggttattatggcagtggtaaacagactgaacatcttaagggttgtcttttcacattgtcagtgggagaagggaggaaggtggggcGAGGAGAAGAattctgaaggtggtataattttttttccccttcttttaggtctgttaataaacttctttatattctttcaagtttggtgcctgctttgcgtttctcctaattcttatctcacagaagataaacagtaatgagtattttggaccaaaccactacaactTGTCATGCCAAACACATTGGTGAAGTATTTGACACATAACTAAGATattccttgaaatattttcagactgAGCTGTATAAGAAATAATATCTGGCTTGCAAGCTGTGGAGTGCTTTCTTCCGGCTTAGCTGTATTGAGCAGCTTTGGACTGATGCTCTTCTGTGGAGTTCCGTTTGTGGTCACTGTGGCTAATGCACCATTCCTGATTCTGGGTAAGTAGAAAAAGTGAGTCAGATTCAGCTACAAAGACTAAAGTGAAGTTAAAACAACCTAATGGTGTCAGTCTTTTATGATGTGAATGTCAGATAATACAACATTTTCTCCTGAAGTGAGTGGAGGAGATACCCAGAGGTGCAGCCTCCTCAGAACACCTAAAGGCGGGCGAGcccctcagctcagctcagctcagctcagctcagctcagctcagctcagctcagcatgCCCACAGCAGGACTGCAGATGGGTTCTGGTGCAGGGGCAGCTTTTCCCAGAAGACAAGGCCTGATCTAGATCCACTGCTACAGCCGGAAAACTGTAAATGAGACAGTGGTAAGGTTAGCACTTTCCAGGATTGTTCCAGTGTCCCTGGAAATGTAGCCAGGATGATTAATCCTCTGCAATATAACCTCTGTGTACTAACCAGTCTCATTCAGCTACACAACTGAAGTGATGCACCATTTGTGCAAGCAGTCCTgcccccaaaaaaacccaaggaagtTGGTATCATTGTAGCCTTGTTGCACAGACTGCTTAACAGCCTGTGCTGAAATTTCCAAATACTGTTAGATAATGTTGCTGCAAATTACTGCAAAACAAAGATCCTTACTGATCCTTACTGATCTCCTATATGATGTATTCATGTGATGTTTTCTTGGGCTTGGTACAGTGCTAAGGAAAACACATGGAGCTCCCAGGTTGACAGAGGCTGTGCATCATCCTAGCTTTCCAGTGCAAATGCTCCTTAGGGCAGGcattgtttctttgtttcctgcATAATTCCgatgcattttttatttacttttgtttgCTCATCAATTGCAGTGGCTCTGACTATCAAAAAGACCCCTTTGTTTACCTGGGAAAGGGCTTAAGCCAGTCTCTTAAGCCAGATCTTCAGAAATAACACACAGACTTTTGTCTTCCTTGCgttaaagcaaacaaattctCAGTACATCAGAGGATTTGCTTTGAAGGCTGCTTGCTTTCTGAAGCAGCCTGGCTCGATGCCATCCAGTAGTACCTTGTGCCGTGCTGCTTAATTCCTCTTTGAATGTGTACTGGCAATTGCCTGTTCAGGTAGCCAGTAGTGATTTCATCTATTCTTCTGTGCTTGACTAAATCTCACTCCACTATTagcacagccctgctttcccttttgtgtgattaattttcagtgaataGAAGAGCCCTTGACAACATGGCAAAATACTGAAAGGTGTGTGATTAAAGTCTTGAGAGTTAGCAGAGCTGAGAGAAGCCCATTGGCTCTTCCTTTTTGAACTTCCTCTCACTTTGGCATCTTAGCAAAAACCCAGGCCCAGGATCCAGTCTTCCTGGCAGGGTTTCCCAGGGATCTGGTGGGTAATATTTGTGAGTGCATCAGTATAAATGTAAAGATAAATGAATAATAAGTCGTGAGTAAGTGCTGAAAGATGAACTGGAGAGAAGTGGAGGGCAAAGAGCATTAAAAAGTGAGCCACTGGAAAACTGGAATCACTCTTCTCCCATGTGGTAGCAACTGCTCTTCTGTCTTCTGAAGGCAGAACAAGAAATTATTGGTCTAAgttgctgcagtgctgaagaaGAGATTCCAGAGATAATGGGGGATGCTTCCAGTGATAAGAATAGTTGAGCATCAGAATATGTGATGCTTTGGAATCTGTCATCTGCATCAGGAGACACGTGGACATCAGCTACAAGATACTTGTCAGAGATGCAGTAGGTGTGCTCAGTCCTTCAGCAGAGTCAGTGGGGGATCAACAACTTACCAGGTCACCAGGAGGTGCTGAAAGATAACGCATTCAGCTACACATGAAGGATGTGTTTTCCAGATTCTCATGTAAGTTGCATCAACACTAGAGCAGTGTTAGTAGCCCAGcttcctttttcaaaattttatgcAGACCGAAATGTGAATAAGGTCGTTTTGTTGGGTGTTGGTGGAAGCTGCCATCTGCAGCGCAGCATTAACAGTGTCTCCTCTTGCAGGGGTTGGCGTTGATGACATGTTCATCATGATTGCTTCCTGGGAACAAagttcaaggaaaaaagagaaatccagtGTTAAGTCTCTGCTGGCCGAGACTTATGCAGAAGCAGCACTTTCTGTGACCATCACCACTCTCACGGATGTTTTGGCCTTCTTCATTGGCACCTGGACGGCTTTTCCATCCGTGAGGTCTTTTTGCCTCTATACGGGCACAGCTTTTGTCTTCTGCTATGTATATACCATGACCTTCTTTGGGGCTGTTCTGGTATTAAATCACAAAAGGGAGCAAGAGAACCGCCACTGGCTGACTTGTATGCGTGTGGGAGTAGGTGAAGATCAGGCTGAGAACTCCTGCTTGTACAATGCTTGCTGTATTGGCAGCTGTTCCAGGCAGCCATCTCAGCCAGAAGGTGAGCATCCAATGAGcatattctttaaaaagtattatGGCCcttttattacaaataaatgGATCAAGCTGCTCGTGGTGTTGCTGTACGGAGCATACTTGGGTGGCAGTGTTTATGGGTGTACTCAGATCAGGGAAGGCATCGATCTCCGGAATCTGGCAAATGATGACTCCTACGTTATTCCATACTATGATGATGATGAGAAATACTTCTCGACATACGGACCCAGGGTCATGGTTGTCATTACTGAGAGCGTAGATTACTGGAATGAGACGGTGCGTCTTGGCATTGAGAGCTGTGCACAGAATTTAGAGAACATTTCCTATGTAGATAAGAACCTCTCAGAGTCATGGCTGAGGGTATACACAGAACTTGCCAAAAGGGGGTTGATAAATATAAACAGTAAGACTGACTTCTTTAATAACTTACCTGTACTGTTCAAATTTCGTCCCAGTTTTGAGTGGGACATAAACAAGACTCAGGATGCAATAGAAGCTTCACGTTTCTTCATCCAGACAGTGAACGTGACGTCAGCCGTTGATGAGAAGAATCTCCTCAATCAGTTAAGAGAGGCAGCCGAGCAGTGCAGCATTCCACTGAAGGTGTATCACCCAGCGTTCATCTACTACGACCAGTACCTGGTGATAGTGCAGAACACTGTTCAGAACGTTGCCGTGGCTGCCGGGGCGATGCTCGTTGTCTCCCTTCTGCTCATTCCTAACCCATTGTGCTGCTTGTGGGTGACTTTTGCTATAGCCTCTGTTATAGTTGGCGTTGCTGGTTTCATGACGTTCTGGAACGTCAATCTCGATTCCATATCCATGATCAACCTGGTTATTTGCATAGGGTTTTCCGTAGATTTTTCTGCTCATATTTCCTATGCCTTTGTTGCGAGTGGAGAGTCATCAGCCAATAAAAGGGCAATTGAAGCTCTGTCCCTGCTAGGTTACCCAGTACTTCAAGGTGCAGTTTCTACAATACTAGGAGTAGTtgtcctggctgcagcaaaCACCTACATCTTTAGGACATTCTTCAAGATCATGTTCCTTGTTATTTTGTTTGGGGCTCTTCATGGTCTTGTTTTTATTCCagtgtttttaacattttttggAAACTTTGGTGGCTCACCCCACAATACCATGTCTAAAAAGTTAGAGCACAGGTTTAGAAATGATAAAGACTGTCCATGAATAAGTTAACCATAACATATTATATATTTACTATATGTAGATTCAATTGCAATGACTGTCAGGGAATATAAGACATGAAGAACAGAAGAATAAATACATCAGGTTAACAAAGGTTTCAGAAAAGccagacaagaaaaataacaacCAACCACACAGAAtggatttgcattttttacCTTTGAGTATGTTTGACTACCACCTTAACGCTGTTAATTGTCTTTGTTGTGTGACTTGTTTACTGaatgtattaaaattattaCGAACACTGACCACTTCATCAGGTTAATGGACTATGTTACGTGTTTGTCAGGATGTCTTCACAGAGGGGAAGACTAACTCCCACTGGGCTGTATTTCCTCCCTGTTTGCTTTGCTGGTGTAACTCATCCCAGCACTAAGCCTGAAGGCAATTTTTGCCCAAGAGGCTCAAATCTGGGTGTTTTACAGCAAGATTACAAAAGGTCAGAACTGTCTCAGACTGCAATAACTCATAAGCCCTCGGGTGACAAAATCTGCTTAGGTTCCTAATGCATCATGAGAAACCCTTGGGGAAGACAAGCTGACTCCcattttcaaagccttttcttaGTGTCCCATTTTCTAGCTAAGCTTGAACGTCTGGTACCTTTAGGAATTTTGTGTGTAGCTTCTGTTGGCTGCAGTTTGCAAAGGGATGTGCTGTAGGTTATTGAACTTGTGTGGACTTCCTGAGTAACCAccctgggagatgctgtgccATGGTATGACAGGGCAAGAATTCACTAGAGAGAATCACACCCTGATTTGGGACAAAGTGAAAAATC
It encodes the following:
- the PTCHD3 gene encoding patched domain-containing protein 3, with amino-acid sequence MAGPRDPAERCSCRNTNCVERPLRRLFEGLASGVAACPWPFVLVPLLLSGGLGAGFLFLPQRQANDIEGQFTPTWGPAKDERDFVRRYFPPDDSERFSAPRLPTEGAYASLIAVATNGTSVLDPAAWAEVLRLNATVHDAEYERLCARTAGGCASPNPLLSRWGDAGPPAPGSLRFPVNDSVFLGAALGGVETDDGRVRRARALKLMYYLREDGPEAQDSRRWLESFLQNISSRVAELRLGSIQVTYFTSLSRQQEFEGNTKSVIPLFSITYFLTITFAVISCLRLSCIRNNIWLASCGVLSSGLAVLSSFGLMLFCGVPFVVTVANAPFLILGVGVDDMFIMIASWEQSSRKKEKSSVKSLLAETYAEAALSVTITTLTDVLAFFIGTWTAFPSVRSFCLYTGTAFVFCYVYTMTFFGAVLVLNHKREQENRHWLTCMRVGVGEDQAENSCLYNACCIGSCSRQPSQPEGEHPMSIFFKKYYGPFITNKWIKLLVVLLYGAYLGGSVYGCTQIREGIDLRNLANDDSYVIPYYDDDEKYFSTYGPRVMVVITESVDYWNETVRLGIESCAQNLENISYVDKNLSESWLRVYTELAKRGLININSKTDFFNNLPVLFKFRPSFEWDINKTQDAIEASRFFIQTVNVTSAVDEKNLLNQLREAAEQCSIPLKVYHPAFIYYDQYLVIVQNTVQNVAVAAGAMLVVSLLLIPNPLCCLWVTFAIASVIVGVAGFMTFWNVNLDSISMINLVICIGFSVDFSAHISYAFVASGESSANKRAIEALSLLGYPVLQGAVSTILGVVVLAAANTYIFRTFFKIMFLVILFGALHGLVFIPVFLTFFGNFGGSPHNTMSKKLEHRFRNDKDCP